Proteins encoded in a region of the Chitinophagaceae bacterium genome:
- a CDS encoding MmcQ/YjbR family DNA-binding protein: MDIQQIIDFCDSLPETEQSFPFDEQSLVIKVNHKIFAILSLNSEQPSINLKCNSEIIDELRAVYPSILPGYHMNKKHWNTVMLDGTIQADYILILICHSYLMVIEKMTVKDKTRIKKALNEVNQFRADIKVLLK, translated from the coding sequence GTGGATATCCAACAAATCATAGACTTTTGTGACTCATTACCCGAAACCGAACAGAGTTTCCCTTTTGACGAACAAAGCTTAGTGATTAAAGTAAACCATAAAATCTTTGCTATTCTTTCGCTTAATAGTGAACAGCCTTCCATTAACCTAAAGTGCAATTCGGAAATTATAGATGAGCTGAGAGCAGTTTATCCCTCGATTTTACCGGGCTATCATATGAATAAAAAGCATTGGAATACAGTAATGCTAGATGGCACTATTCAAGCTGATTATATACTCATTTTAATTTGCCACTCATACTTAATGGTTATAGAAAAAATGACTGTTAAAGACAAAACAAGAATTAAAAAAGCCCTGAATGAAGTAAATCAATTCAGGGCTGATATAAAAGTTTTATTAAAATAA